The Lewinellaceae bacterium genome includes a region encoding these proteins:
- a CDS encoding sigma-70 family RNA polymerase sigma factor codes for MQVTPLNDQQLINLYLEGDERSFETLLERHKQKIFTSIYLFVKDQSLAEDIFQEVFIKIIDTLRKGKYNHEGKFLQWAMRISYNMCVDYFRRNKRRPKVSPTETFDIFDVLKISDDNAEQRIIRSQTHDKVRMLVDLLPPEQREVVILRHYADMSFKEIAKLTRVSINTALGRMRYALINIRKMVEENEVVLQ; via the coding sequence ATGCAAGTTACACCGCTTAATGACCAGCAGTTAATTAATTTATATTTGGAAGGTGACGAACGTAGTTTCGAAACCCTGCTGGAACGACACAAACAAAAAATCTTCACCTCTATATATCTTTTCGTTAAAGATCAGAGTCTTGCTGAAGATATTTTCCAGGAAGTATTTATTAAAATTATTGATACACTCCGTAAGGGCAAATACAACCATGAGGGTAAGTTCCTTCAGTGGGCTATGCGTATCTCTTACAATATGTGCGTCGATTATTTCCGTCGCAACAAACGTCGCCCAAAAGTTTCTCCAACAGAGACTTTTGATATCTTCGACGTTCTGAAGATTTCCGATGATAATGCAGAACAGCGCATCATTCGCAGCCAGACGCACGATAAGGTTCGCATGCTCGTAGATTTGCTCCCTCCTGAGCAACGCGAAGTGGTCATCTTACGCCACTATGCCGATATGAGTTTTAAAGAAATTGCGAAATTGACCCGCGTGAGCATCAATACAGCTTTGGGCCGCATGAGATATGCGCTCATCAATATCCGCAAGATGGTGGAAGAAAACGAGGTGGTTCTTCAATAA
- the uvrA gene encoding excinuclease ABC subunit UvrA encodes MSATTKDLDIKNSIFIKGARSNNLKNVDLVIPKNKLVVVTGVSGSGKSTLTMETLFAEGQRRYVESLSSYARQFLMRMKKPEVDYIKGICPAIAIEQKVSTTNARSTVGTLTEIYDYLRLLYARIGKTFSPVSGEEVKKHEVADVTDYIHSFEEGTKILLLAPFPGKYANRLMKQELELLLQKGYTRIKQGEELLQIEDVLREEPDFLSKSLSELVGEPLWILIDRFVVKHDDEDNKNRIADSVQTGFLESEGSCIVEIVDGEQKDFNNRFELDGILFPEPTPHLFNFNNPYGACPACEGFSKVMGIDKDKVIPDPSLSVYDGAIACWKGEKLGNWLTEFLSVAHLFDFPVHRPWQDLSPEQQKLMWTGNKHFYGINAFFDELQEKLYKIQNRVMLARYRGKTDCPTCDGGRLRKEANYVKIGGKAITELTKLPVDELLAFFNQLELTEFDQKIAKRLLLEISNRLRFMNEVGLSYLDINRLSSSLSGGETQRINLTRTLGSNLTSSMYILDEPSIGLHPRDTGRLVKVLKSLRDLGNTVIVVEHEEDIIKNADYLIDVGPRAGIHGGEIVFAGDYASIHKDAGDSLTALYMSGRKTIPLPEVRRKSSNFIQIKGSRQHNLKNIDVSIPLNVMSVVTGVSGSGKTTLVKQILYPALCKHLGQNHRTGAGLHLGLEGDLHGITQVEIVDQNPIGKSSRSNPVTYVKAYDAIRNLMAAQQTSKIRGYKPSHFSFNVDGGRCPACKGEGEQVVEMQFLADVRLECEECKGQRFKKEVLDVTYKGKNIYDILSMSIEEGLEFFGNVKEIQKKLQPLFDVGLGYVQLGQSSSTLSGGEAQRVKLASFLTREKVSEKIMFIFDEPTTGLHFEDIVKLLTAMNALVENGHTVLVVEHNMEVIKSADWIIDLGPEGGKEGGYLVFQGPPEALIKVKDSYTGQFLKEKL; translated from the coding sequence TTGTCAGCAACAACCAAAGATCTCGATATTAAAAACTCCATTTTCATCAAGGGAGCCCGGTCCAACAACCTCAAAAATGTGGATCTGGTGATTCCTAAAAATAAACTGGTCGTCGTCACCGGCGTTTCCGGTTCAGGCAAATCCACCCTGACCATGGAAACGCTCTTCGCCGAAGGGCAGCGTCGTTATGTGGAAAGTTTGTCTTCCTACGCCCGGCAATTCCTGATGAGGATGAAAAAACCCGAAGTGGATTACATCAAAGGCATCTGCCCGGCCATCGCTATCGAGCAAAAGGTGAGCACCACCAACGCGCGTTCAACAGTAGGTACGCTGACCGAAATCTACGATTACCTGCGTTTGCTTTACGCAAGGATCGGAAAAACCTTTTCTCCTGTTTCCGGGGAGGAAGTCAAAAAACACGAAGTCGCCGACGTAACGGACTATATCCACTCTTTTGAAGAGGGCACCAAAATATTGTTGCTCGCCCCGTTTCCGGGAAAATACGCCAACCGGTTGATGAAGCAGGAACTCGAACTGCTGTTGCAAAAAGGGTACACACGGATTAAACAAGGAGAAGAACTGCTTCAAATAGAGGACGTATTGCGGGAAGAGCCCGATTTTCTTTCCAAATCATTGTCTGAATTAGTCGGGGAGCCCCTGTGGATTCTCATCGACCGGTTTGTGGTAAAACACGACGATGAAGACAACAAAAACCGTATTGCCGATTCCGTGCAGACGGGATTTTTGGAAAGCGAAGGCAGCTGCATCGTAGAAATCGTGGACGGTGAACAAAAGGATTTCAACAACCGGTTTGAACTGGATGGCATTCTTTTTCCCGAACCGACTCCGCATCTTTTTAACTTTAACAACCCTTACGGCGCCTGCCCGGCCTGTGAAGGATTCAGCAAGGTCATGGGCATCGACAAGGACAAAGTCATTCCCGATCCGTCTCTTTCCGTTTATGACGGGGCCATTGCCTGCTGGAAGGGAGAAAAACTGGGTAACTGGCTCACGGAATTCCTGAGTGTTGCCCACCTGTTCGACTTCCCGGTTCATCGCCCCTGGCAGGATCTTTCCCCGGAACAGCAAAAACTGATGTGGACGGGCAATAAACATTTTTACGGTATCAATGCTTTTTTTGATGAATTGCAGGAAAAGCTTTACAAAATACAAAACCGGGTGATGCTCGCCCGTTACCGTGGCAAAACCGACTGCCCTACCTGCGACGGGGGGCGGTTGAGAAAAGAAGCGAATTATGTAAAAATCGGAGGCAAGGCCATCACCGAATTGACCAAATTGCCCGTCGATGAATTACTGGCCTTTTTCAACCAGCTCGAACTGACCGAATTTGACCAAAAAATTGCCAAACGCCTCCTCCTGGAAATTTCCAACCGGTTGCGATTCATGAATGAAGTAGGATTGAGTTACCTGGACATCAACCGCTTGTCTTCTTCCCTGAGCGGAGGAGAAACGCAACGCATCAACCTGACGAGAACACTGGGCAGCAACCTGACCAGCTCCATGTACATCCTGGACGAGCCCAGTATTGGCCTCCACCCAAGAGATACCGGCCGACTGGTCAAGGTGCTTAAATCATTACGCGACCTGGGCAATACCGTCATCGTGGTGGAACACGAAGAGGACATCATCAAAAATGCGGATTACCTGATCGATGTGGGCCCCAGGGCGGGCATCCATGGAGGGGAAATTGTCTTTGCCGGCGATTACGCCTCTATCCACAAGGATGCCGGTGACAGCCTGACGGCCCTGTACATGAGCGGGAGAAAAACCATTCCACTGCCCGAGGTGCGTCGAAAAAGTTCGAATTTTATTCAAATAAAAGGGAGCCGACAGCATAACCTGAAAAATATAGATGTCAGTATTCCCCTCAATGTAATGAGTGTGGTGACGGGTGTTTCCGGCTCCGGGAAAACCACCCTGGTCAAGCAGATCCTGTATCCTGCCCTCTGTAAACACCTGGGACAAAATCATCGTACCGGGGCAGGCCTGCATCTCGGGCTGGAAGGGGATCTTCATGGGATCACACAGGTCGAGATCGTCGACCAGAATCCAATCGGGAAATCGTCCCGTTCGAATCCCGTGACTTACGTCAAAGCCTACGATGCCATCAGAAACCTCATGGCCGCCCAGCAGACCTCGAAGATCCGTGGGTACAAACCCTCGCATTTTTCTTTTAATGTGGACGGCGGCCGTTGCCCGGCCTGCAAAGGAGAAGGAGAGCAGGTCGTAGAAATGCAGTTCCTCGCCGATGTGCGCCTGGAATGTGAAGAATGTAAAGGACAGCGCTTTAAAAAAGAGGTGCTGGATGTTACTTATAAGGGAAAAAATATCTATGATATTCTCAGCATGAGCATAGAGGAAGGGCTGGAGTTTTTTGGGAATGTGAAAGAGATCCAAAAGAAACTGCAACCGCTCTTTGATGTAGGGCTGGGATACGTGCAGTTGGGCCAGTCTTCGAGTACTTTGTCCGGCGGGGAAGCCCAAAGGGTGAAGCTCGCCTCCTTCCTGACCAGGGAAAAAGTGAGTGAAAAGATCATGTTTATCTTTGATGAGCCCACCACGGGCCTTCATTTTGAAGATATTGTCAAATTATTGACCGCCATGAATGCTTTGGTAGAAAACGGCCATACCGTCCTGGTGGTGGAACACAATATGGAAGTCATCAAGTCGGCGGACTGGATCATCGATCTGGGGCCGGAAGGCGGAAAAGAGGGCGGATACCTCGTGTTCCAGGGACCTCCTGAAGCATTGATCAAAGTAAAAGACTCCTATACCGGGCAATTTTTAAAAGAAAAACTCTAA
- a CDS encoding excisionase family DNA-binding protein — translation MEYLENISKPSKEEQRVAMESYSALAEALEQLHTENPEIEIEETQDKIKIPLKALKLLAKILQVTSQGKPISIVPIATEMTTQAAADLIGCSRPHLVKLLEEGEIDYTKVGKHRRVKFEDVIEYKNRMKAKQQELLINIMRADEETGLYDT, via the coding sequence ATGGAATATTTAGAGAATATAAGCAAACCCTCCAAAGAGGAACAAAGGGTTGCAATGGAATCATATAGCGCTCTTGCTGAGGCTCTTGAGCAATTACATACTGAAAATCCTGAAATCGAAATTGAGGAGACACAGGATAAAATAAAAATTCCTTTAAAAGCTTTAAAGCTTTTAGCAAAAATATTACAAGTAACAAGCCAGGGGAAACCCATATCAATTGTTCCAATTGCCACAGAAATGACCACTCAGGCGGCCGCCGATTTAATTGGTTGTTCCCGCCCTCATTTAGTGAAATTGCTGGAGGAAGGAGAAATTGACTATACAAAAGTAGGGAAACATCGGAGAGTCAAATTTGAGGATGTAATCGAATATAAAAACCGCATGAAAGCCAAACAACAGGAATTGCTTATAAACATCATGAGAGCAGACGAGGAAACAGGTTTATATGATACATAG
- a CDS encoding T9SS type A sorting domain-containing protein, whose product MKTINHVCLGIFLFFANISYSQFCPGNYFDNGDFELGLAPPNTSNTIGDAQGWDKIWSGDSEADYYDQNHFAIGSIPTPPQGDYGSMWIDNRFYTNIATWREGMLNELATQIPLNSGWYSFTFDIACLFGNGDPVIGIYGIHAVGTYSYPGQPISSHNPTNLNLFSNSGLPHEIVLLGTVPVPQNCDGAWQNQTFNFNTAGLGLTGDITHIAITRSADQIDGASKYVGVDNFCLQVAAPPVNCDGLSVSSSSAGEAEGDCCWSLSFDNQQGEVYGISFTAQDGVALSYDPSSIAPGLLDVIFTNNSVTLVPAIGGPLATGQVNDFIQFCLANIENTPQHVLVEWYDEAFEVVCDTLLEFSCDPIPECLYTQIDSIYCNGADVIYEFTVRNPPTSSVSVGWVKFDVVSPGPFAGIITQQPPGPIPPGGTWSGQITLQEGYQYAGQDFCYNLYAHEGPEELWCCYDSTLYCIPIPNCPPCDSAWVDITPWNLEDSTDCCFRLEATNHFDDMYFTNIQTTINTPGVTFSDIDFPLPHQWSYTNLVYHQDLMWSYVGGAFIPEITGDFLMNFCLEGITTTDPVEIVVNWFASDSIVCSDTLLIKCNDCLWIESEEIVCDPIDGYNYYFSFYNHSGFKVNAVKFIEFAGAPDFIVEDLVFLGQDYPSDDGQLITVGPIQILQGATPVPPDSLYCFNLSLRYERPEDSLSMECCHLIHCIKLPDCGDPPGCSCETLQQDVEGPNCGFDVNIDCFDITLTPRCLLEGCDDVTWFNEAGNAFNTTGNQPVQFTVAGPGGYTFTQLVFRMDDTGIVCEYQTQITIDVPDCVSPSCIDTSLISSDPCPLVFDPVCGCDGVSYSNDCFAMRAGNTAWLPGPCLPVLTDDVIILTGTPIDPFPSIGLNWDALTTEYAFFSVRKRLIGTEDWTVLDVVDGNVFSFTDDNPNGSSSIEFQIIGTAIGGYAVYSNILIIDLPEPPGGVVNVYPVPAIQDIIIKVPVEGIYELEILDTSGRLLRKFKKTIPAASPVSVNINNLKNGVYLLRLRHNDGTLYIKRFIKINSGKNAFSY is encoded by the coding sequence ATGAAAACAATTAATCACGTTTGCCTTGGTATCTTCCTTTTTTTTGCAAACATTTCTTACAGTCAATTTTGCCCCGGCAACTACTTTGACAATGGAGACTTCGAATTAGGTCTTGCCCCTCCCAATACCAGCAATACCATTGGTGATGCCCAGGGATGGGATAAAATATGGAGTGGAGACAGCGAAGCGGATTATTATGATCAAAACCATTTTGCCATCGGGTCCATCCCTACCCCCCCACAGGGAGATTATGGCAGCATGTGGATCGACAACCGTTTTTATACCAATATTGCCACTTGGCGGGAAGGGATGTTAAACGAGTTAGCTACACAAATCCCTTTAAATTCAGGGTGGTATAGTTTCACTTTTGACATCGCCTGTTTGTTTGGAAACGGCGATCCGGTAATCGGAATTTATGGAATTCATGCGGTGGGGACCTATTCCTATCCTGGCCAACCCATCAGTTCTCATAACCCGACCAATTTAAATTTATTCTCCAATAGTGGGCTACCCCATGAAATTGTCCTACTTGGAACCGTCCCTGTTCCTCAAAACTGTGATGGAGCATGGCAAAATCAAACCTTCAATTTCAACACTGCAGGCCTTGGGCTCACAGGAGACATTACCCATATCGCCATAACGAGGAGTGCGGACCAAATTGATGGGGCCAGCAAATATGTCGGCGTTGACAACTTCTGCCTACAGGTGGCCGCCCCTCCCGTCAACTGCGACGGCCTCTCCGTTTCCAGCTCAAGTGCCGGTGAAGCGGAGGGCGATTGTTGCTGGAGTCTCTCTTTTGATAATCAACAGGGGGAGGTTTACGGCATCAGCTTTACTGCACAGGATGGCGTGGCTTTGTCTTACGATCCTTCATCCATTGCTCCAGGTTTGCTTGACGTCATCTTCACGAATAACAGCGTAACCCTGGTGCCTGCCATCGGAGGCCCTCTTGCCACGGGGCAGGTCAATGATTTTATCCAGTTTTGTCTGGCGAATATCGAGAATACGCCACAGCATGTTCTTGTGGAATGGTATGACGAGGCCTTTGAGGTGGTTTGCGACACTTTACTCGAATTCAGCTGCGACCCAATCCCTGAATGTCTTTATACCCAGATTGATTCGATTTATTGCAACGGGGCCGATGTGATTTATGAATTTACGGTCAGGAATCCGCCAACCAGTTCGGTAAGTGTTGGCTGGGTGAAGTTTGACGTCGTCAGCCCCGGACCATTTGCCGGAATCATTACCCAACAGCCTCCAGGGCCGATTCCCCCGGGGGGCACCTGGTCCGGGCAAATCACCCTCCAGGAAGGATATCAATATGCCGGGCAGGATTTCTGTTACAACTTATACGCCCATGAGGGGCCAGAGGAACTATGGTGCTGCTATGACAGTACGCTGTATTGCATCCCCATTCCCAACTGCCCGCCCTGTGATAGTGCCTGGGTGGATATAACGCCCTGGAACCTTGAAGACAGTACCGATTGTTGCTTCAGGCTAGAAGCAACTAACCACTTTGACGATATGTATTTCACCAATATACAAACGACCATCAACACCCCTGGAGTTACCTTTAGTGATATTGATTTTCCATTACCTCACCAATGGTCTTATACCAATCTTGTCTATCACCAGGACCTGATGTGGTCTTATGTCGGAGGCGCGTTCATCCCGGAAATCACAGGTGATTTTTTGATGAACTTCTGCCTGGAAGGCATTACAACCACCGACCCGGTTGAAATTGTGGTCAACTGGTTCGCCAGTGATTCTATTGTATGCTCGGATACCCTGCTCATAAAATGTAATGATTGTTTATGGATCGAAAGTGAAGAAATTGTTTGTGATCCGATTGATGGATATAATTACTATTTTTCATTTTATAATCATTCCGGTTTTAAGGTTAACGCCGTTAAATTTATTGAATTCGCAGGAGCCCCGGATTTCATCGTCGAAGATCTGGTTTTCCTGGGGCAGGACTATCCAAGCGATGATGGACAACTCATAACGGTCGGCCCCATTCAAATACTCCAGGGAGCAACACCGGTACCACCGGATTCTCTCTATTGTTTCAACCTGAGCCTAAGGTACGAGCGGCCGGAGGATTCATTGAGTATGGAATGCTGTCATTTGATCCATTGCATAAAACTCCCTGATTGCGGAGATCCCCCGGGATGCAGTTGTGAAACCTTGCAGCAGGATGTAGAAGGGCCCAACTGCGGGTTTGATGTCAACATTGATTGTTTCGACATTACCCTGACGCCCAGATGTCTCCTTGAGGGATGTGACGATGTTACCTGGTTTAATGAAGCGGGCAATGCCTTCAATACAACCGGAAACCAACCGGTGCAGTTCACCGTTGCCGGGCCGGGGGGGTATACTTTTACCCAGTTGGTCTTTCGAATGGACGACACGGGCATCGTTTGTGAATACCAGACCCAAATTACGATCGATGTTCCGGATTGCGTTAGTCCCAGCTGTATCGATACTTCCCTGATCAGCAGTGATCCATGCCCACTGGTTTTTGATCCTGTATGCGGATGCGACGGAGTAAGTTACAGCAACGATTGTTTTGCGATGCGTGCCGGAAATACAGCCTGGCTCCCGGGACCATGTCTGCCGGTACTCACTGATGATGTCATTATCCTGACGGGAACGCCCATCGATCCATTTCCTTCCATTGGATTAAACTGGGACGCCTTAACAACCGAGTATGCCTTTTTCTCTGTCAGGAAAAGATTAATCGGCACGGAAGACTGGACGGTCCTTGATGTGGTTGACGGCAATGTTTTTAGTTTCACCGACGACAATCCTAATGGCAGCAGCAGCATTGAATTTCAAATCATTGGCACAGCCATTGGCGGGTATGCTGTTTACAGCAATATTCTTATCATAGACCTTCCTGAACCTCCAGGCGGCGTGGTAAACGTTTACCCGGTTCCGGCCATTCAGGACATTATAATCAAAGTGCCGGTTGAGGGTATTTACGAATTGGAAATATTGGATACCAGCGGACGGCTGCTCCGTAAATTCAAAAAGACTATTCCGGCAGCAAGCCCTGTATCGGTGAATATCAACAACTTGAAGAATGGTGTATACCTGTTAAGGCTGCGTCATAATGACGGGACGCTTTATATCAAACGGTTTATAAAAATAAATTCCGGCAAAAACGCTTTCTCCTATTAA
- the crcB gene encoding fluoride efflux transporter CrcB: protein MASLIYVFVGGGLGSLSRYGVARALLSLHLDFPLATLVANALSCIVLGFLMSLSFKETLSPEYRLLLITGFCGGFSTFSTFSGETFSLFNDGSLFYGFLNIGLNIIVCLICIYLGLRLGE from the coding sequence ATGGCATCATTGATATACGTTTTTGTGGGAGGAGGGCTTGGTAGTTTGTCTCGTTACGGGGTGGCGCGGGCTTTGCTTTCTTTGCATCTCGATTTCCCTTTGGCGACACTTGTCGCTAATGCTTTAAGTTGTATTGTCCTTGGTTTTTTGATGAGTTTGAGTTTTAAAGAAACGCTTTCGCCGGAATACAGGCTTTTGCTGATCACCGGATTTTGCGGTGGATTCAGTACTTTCTCCACTTTCTCCGGAGAGACTTTTTCACTTTTTAATGACGGGAGCCTGTTTTACGGCTTTTTAAATATTGGACTGAATATCATCGTGTGTTTGATCTGTATTTACCTCGGATTGAGGCTGGGGGAGTGA
- a CDS encoding PIN domain-containing protein: MIHSIRFTCVLDTNVIYPIEIRDLLFWFAHDDLFTPKWSKHIFDEWEEVMRRKAVSEEEIKKRINWANLAFPDAMVENYEYLIDGLELPDPKDCHVLAAAIKINANIIVTNNLKDFPKKLLNNHGLSAKSADDFLTDTIDLNQEVAVNSFRKLVLNRRNPDLDEFQVLDSLRKSGLIDTANYLHSLL; the protein is encoded by the coding sequence ATGATACATAGTATTCGTTTCACATGTGTCTTGGACACAAATGTCATATATCCAATTGAGATTCGAGATTTACTTTTTTGGTTTGCCCATGATGATTTATTTACCCCAAAATGGAGCAAACATATTTTCGATGAATGGGAGGAAGTAATGAGAAGGAAAGCAGTAAGCGAAGAAGAAATAAAGAAACGGATTAATTGGGCTAACTTAGCGTTTCCTGATGCAATGGTTGAAAATTATGAATATCTGATTGATGGATTGGAATTACCAGACCCAAAAGATTGCCATGTTCTTGCAGCAGCAATTAAAATAAATGCGAATATCATTGTTACCAACAATTTAAAGGATTTCCCCAAAAAACTTCTTAATAATCATGGGTTATCTGCTAAAAGTGCAGATGATTTTTTAACTGACACTATTGATTTGAATCAGGAAGTGGCCGTTAATTCGTTTAGAAAATTAGTCTTAAATAGAAGAAATCCTGATTTAGATGAATTTCAGGTTTTAGACTCCTTAAGAAAAAGTGGCTTAATAGACACAGCAAATTATTTACATTCCTTATTGTAA
- a CDS encoding M3 family oligoendopeptidase — translation MLFEEFTYQRPDIDSFTEKFQNYLVEFEKASDFESHESAFMRLNELRMEFMSMYNICHIRHTMDTNDKFYEEENAFFDTQMPQYENLTSQFYQSLIHSGFKERLKEKWGQQLFVLAEQQLKTFKPEILEDLVEENLLSSEYTRLKASAKIRFNGQEYNLSSIHIPETSKDRSIRKAASESKWQFFETHKEQFDDIFDKLVKTRHRIAKKLGYKNFVELGYARMQRTDYTPEMVAKFRDQVKEYIVPIASALYERQVKRLGLDSFCHFDEDYKFTSGNPEPKGTPEWILDNAGKMYAALAPETDTFFKFMRQNNLMDLVTRPGKATGGYCTYIGKYKAPYIFSNFTGTSADIDVLTHEAGHAFQVFSSRDIGLNEYNWPTYEACEIHSMSMEFFTWPWMDLFFKEDSDKYKFAHLAASMTFLPYGVAVDEFQHFVYENPEVTPAERNAAWKAIEAKYLPHRDYDDNTFLKEGGFWQKQSHIYVSPFYYIDYTLAQVCAFQFWQKDRQDHKKAWKDYLNLCKLGGSKPFLELVEEANLQSPFEEGGIRSVVYSIRDWLNGVDDSTF, via the coding sequence ATGCTTTTCGAGGAATTTACATACCAAAGACCGGACATTGATTCGTTTACCGAAAAATTTCAAAATTATCTTGTTGAGTTTGAAAAAGCTTCCGATTTTGAAAGCCATGAATCCGCTTTCATGCGGCTTAACGAGTTGAGAATGGAGTTTATGTCGATGTACAATATTTGTCATATCAGGCATACCATGGATACCAACGATAAATTTTATGAAGAAGAAAATGCTTTCTTTGATACCCAGATGCCGCAGTATGAGAATCTGACGAGTCAGTTTTATCAATCCCTTATCCACTCGGGTTTCAAAGAACGTTTGAAAGAAAAATGGGGGCAACAATTGTTCGTTCTTGCAGAACAGCAGTTAAAGACTTTCAAGCCTGAAATATTAGAGGATCTTGTGGAGGAAAACCTGCTTAGCAGTGAATATACGAGATTAAAAGCCAGCGCCAAGATCCGGTTTAACGGACAGGAATACAATCTTTCCTCCATTCATATTCCGGAAACATCTAAAGACAGGTCGATCAGGAAGGCGGCTTCAGAAAGCAAATGGCAATTTTTTGAAACACATAAGGAGCAGTTTGATGATATTTTTGACAAGCTGGTAAAAACCCGACATCGCATCGCAAAGAAACTGGGTTATAAAAACTTTGTGGAGCTGGGGTATGCCCGCATGCAGCGTACTGATTATACTCCTGAAATGGTGGCGAAGTTCCGGGACCAGGTAAAAGAGTATATTGTGCCGATTGCCAGTGCCTTGTACGAAAGGCAGGTGAAACGACTCGGCCTGGACAGTTTCTGCCATTTCGATGAAGATTATAAATTCACTTCCGGGAATCCTGAACCGAAAGGTACCCCGGAATGGATTTTAGACAATGCCGGAAAAATGTATGCTGCCCTGGCACCGGAAACAGATACTTTTTTCAAATTCATGCGTCAGAATAACCTGATGGACCTGGTCACGAGGCCGGGGAAAGCTACAGGGGGGTATTGTACATATATCGGAAAATATAAAGCGCCCTATATTTTTTCCAACTTTACGGGCACCAGTGCAGATATCGATGTCTTGACTCATGAAGCGGGCCATGCCTTCCAGGTGTTTTCGAGTAGAGATATCGGGTTGAATGAATACAACTGGCCGACTTATGAGGCTTGTGAAATTCACTCCATGAGCATGGAGTTTTTTACATGGCCCTGGATGGATTTGTTTTTTAAGGAAGACTCCGATAAATACAAATTTGCACATTTGGCCGCCTCCATGACTTTTTTGCCTTATGGAGTAGCCGTGGATGAATTTCAGCATTTTGTTTACGAAAATCCGGAGGTAACTCCTGCGGAAAGAAATGCTGCCTGGAAAGCCATTGAAGCAAAATACCTGCCCCATCGTGATTACGATGATAATACTTTTCTGAAAGAAGGAGGGTTCTGGCAGAAACAAAGTCACATTTATGTATCGCCGTTTTATTATATTGATTATACCCTGGCACAGGTATGCGCATTCCAGTTTTGGCAAAAAGACCGACAGGATCATAAAAAAGCATGGAAAGATTACCTGAATTTGTGTAAATTGGGCGGTAGTAAACCTTTTTTGGAGCTGGTGGAGGAAGCCAATTTGCAATCTCCCTTCGAAGAAGGTGGCATCAGGTCGGTTGTTTATTCAATCAGGGACTGGCTGAACGGGGTAGATGACTCGACTTTCTGA
- a CDS encoding undecaprenyl/decaprenyl-phosphate alpha-N-acetylglucosaminyl 1-phosphate transferase, producing MFILLLNFLTAFALTYFAIPSIIKVAHQKKLFDVPGGRSSHTVSTPSLGGIAIFSGAIFSFIMWTPFQEFANLQYILCAFIILFLVGARDDIAPLSPKYKLAGQILAALILIFKSDIILHGFYGLFGITADMPYWISVVITLFTMLVIINAFNLIDGIDGLAGSIGVLIIGTLGAWFFLTGNWGYTAIAFATVGAITGFLRYNFTPAKIFMGDTGALLIGLASSILVIEFIDINTDLEASNPYKFNASPVVAIGILIIPLFDTLRVFVTRIIRGHSPFHPDRRHIHHLLIDYGLGHTTATMILFFVNMVFICFVLWGHDKLGMHTMLGIIGFVAAALTYVLHKAVVAKNKKILEQQQETQQDDVVKREEGIHFDQVFPELVEQ from the coding sequence ATGTTTATCCTATTGTTAAACTTCCTTACGGCATTTGCTTTGACCTATTTTGCCATACCTTCCATCATTAAGGTGGCCCATCAAAAGAAATTGTTTGATGTGCCTGGTGGAAGGAGTTCGCATACGGTCAGTACTCCTTCCCTGGGGGGAATCGCCATCTTTTCCGGGGCTATTTTTTCATTTATCATGTGGACTCCTTTTCAGGAATTTGCCAACCTCCAATACATCCTTTGTGCTTTCATTATTTTATTCCTGGTAGGCGCCAGGGATGACATTGCTCCTTTGTCACCAAAATACAAACTGGCTGGTCAAATCCTTGCCGCTTTGATCCTGATCTTTAAATCCGACATCATTCTCCATGGCTTTTACGGGCTTTTTGGCATCACGGCAGATATGCCCTATTGGATTTCCGTGGTCATCACTTTGTTCACCATGCTCGTCATTATCAATGCTTTCAACCTGATTGACGGTATCGACGGGTTGGCGGGCAGTATTGGGGTACTGATCATCGGAACCCTCGGAGCATGGTTTTTCCTTACGGGCAATTGGGGATATACGGCCATTGCCTTTGCTACCGTCGGGGCTATTACCGGGTTTTTAAGGTACAATTTCACCCCCGCAAAAATATTTATGGGAGATACCGGCGCACTGCTAATCGGGCTGGCTTCTTCTATTTTGGTAATAGAATTTATCGACATTAACACGGATCTGGAAGCTTCCAATCCTTATAAATTCAATGCCTCTCCCGTGGTGGCCATCGGCATTCTGATCATCCCGCTTTTTGATACTTTAAGAGTCTTTGTGACCCGGATCATCAGAGGCCATTCCCCCTTTCATCCTGACCGAAGACACATTCACCATCTTTTGATCGATTATGGCCTGGGGCATACGACAGCCACCATGATCCTGTTTTTCGTCAATATGGTTTTTATTTGTTTTGTTTTGTGGGGCCACGACAAGTTAGGGATGCATACCATGTTGGGGATCATTGGCTTTGTAGCGGCCGCATTGACCTATGTTTTACATAAGGCTGTCGTGGCAAAAAACAAAAAAATCCTCGAACAACAACAGGAAACTCAGCAGGATGATGTGGTAAAACGAGAAGAGGGCATACACTTCGACCAGGTATTCCCTGAATTGGTAGAGCAGTGA